The Pirellulales bacterium genomic sequence GACTACGGCAAGCGGCTGCAGCGCCAGCGGAGCGAACGGGTCGAACGGAGCTTCGCCCACGTCTGCGACACCGGCGGCGGCCGCCGCACTTGGCTGCGCGGCCTCGCGAACGTTCGCAAGCACCACCTTCTGAAGGCCGCCGCGCACAACTTGGGCCTGATCCTCCGCAAGCTGCTGGGAGCGGGCAAACCGCGGGCCTACGCGGCGCTGTTGGCGCTTCTGCACGCCGTGCAGATCGCCCAGATTACGCGCCGCCGACTCCTACGCATCCTCGACGACCTGAACATGAACTCCCGACGCTCGCCGTTACGGTGGAGTGCATAGTTCCATCAGCCGCAAGAATCCGACATCTTCAACGGACTGCTAGCTGTCGATTGCGCGTCGGCCGGAGCTGATTCAGCGCTGCAGTACGGCCGTCTTGATCTCCGGGCCGCTCGCTTCGCCGCGGGGGCGATAGAACGGGTTGTGGATGACCAGCGGCTCGCTCGCGACGGATTGGCTCGTCATGCGATCGTTCGACTCCGCGGCCGCCGGCGCCGAGTCGTCGACCGTGGCGTGTCCCCGGTAATACGGATTGACGATCGCCACCGGCGTACATTGCTCGATCTCGGGCGTTTCGTGCGTCGGCAGGTAGGCGAACGGACTGTGGCCGTAGGTTCGCGGGACCGGCATGCTGTAGTACACCGGGGGAAAGGCGGCGTAGTACGGGACGCGGTCGGCTAGGACGCGATACAGATTGCCGACGTCCCAGAAGCCCATGCCGTAGCCGTACCCGCCGCATTGGGCGCGGGCGGACTGGCCGGCTGAGGTCAAGGCGACGGCGGCGACGGCGGCGAGCACGATTCGGGAAGCACGCATGGAAGGGTCTCGACGGGTGAGTCTCAATCGGGGCGAGAAAGGCGGGGCGCCGCAGGAGGCGGGTCTGTCTCTTCCACGCTAATTGGGCCCCGGCGTTTTCGCAACTTTTTGCACCCGGGGGGCCGGTTATGCGGGTTCTGCCGGGCTCGCGGAGCGACGGGGGGACGGGCTAAGGTGGAGAATCTCGACTTGCCGAGCATCGTTGCCGATGCCGCCGACTTGCCGCTTCGTTCGACCATGACTCCTGCCGATCTCACCGCCGCCGTGAAACGCCGGGCCGCCGAACTTGACTTCGGGCTGGTCGGGGTCTGCCCCGCCGTGGAACCGACGGGCGCGTCTCGTCTCGGCGAATGGCTTGAGCGGGGCTATGCAGGGCAAATGCACTATCTGGCCGATCGCCGCGACGCTTACGCCCATCCACGGCACGTGCTCGACGGGGCGTGCAGCGTCGTGATGCTCGGCATGCACTACCGAACCGAGGAGCCCGCGCCGCTGACGGCAGGCCAGGGGCGGGTCTCGCGCTACGCCTGGGGGGAGCGTGACTATCACGAGGTCATCCGCAGGCAACTCCACGCGCTCGCCGATTCCTTGCGCGAGCTCGTCCCCGCGGCGGCGACGCGCGGCGTCGTCGACACGGCCCCCCTGCTGGAACGCGAGTTCGCCCAACTCGCGGGGCTCGGCTGGATCGGCAAGCACACGTTGCTGTTGACCCGCGACGCGGGGAGTTACTTCTTCTTGGCCGCGCTGCTGACCGACGTCGAGTTGGCTCCCGACGCGCAGCACGCCGCCGATCACTGCGGCACGTGTACGGCGTGCCTCGACGCCTGTCCGACCGACGCGTTTCCGCAGCCGTACGTGCTCGACGCGACCCGTTGCATCA encodes the following:
- the queG gene encoding tRNA epoxyqueuosine(34) reductase QueG encodes the protein MTPADLTAAVKRRAAELDFGLVGVCPAVEPTGASRLGEWLERGYAGQMHYLADRRDAYAHPRHVLDGACSVVMLGMHYRTEEPAPLTAGQGRVSRYAWGERDYHEVIRRQLHALADSLRELVPAAATRGVVDTAPLLEREFAQLAGLGWIGKHTLLLTRDAGSYFFLAALLTDVELAPDAQHAADHCGTCTACLDACPTDAFPQPYVLDATRCISYLTIELQDHVPMELRPGIGSWAFGCDVCQDVCPWNRRAPRSPRAEFVPDSALDPLELAPLFELDEGAFRARFRHTPLWRAHRRGLLRNAAIVIGNQRYEAGRRALARGLHDEEPLVRAAAAWALGQIGGEPSRAVLRDRAVVEGDAAVAQEIRAALAAAIVPRSPTAT
- a CDS encoding transposase → AIETLQGVEQSALVGAKTYIPERETNWNWTGKTPEQKRAVLNNRARTERDYGKRLQRQRSERVERSFAHVCDTGGGRRTWLRGLANVRKHHLLKAAAHNLGLILRKLLGAGKPRAYAALLALLHAVQIAQITRRRLLRILDDLNMNSRRSPLRWSA